The following proteins come from a genomic window of Proteiniphilum propionicum:
- a CDS encoding sialidase family protein, whose translation MKTKSINFQFGVYNISIITLLLTMFSCLPWRSKKSVDYVSPQTVFKINSSENNPRNSEGDFINLKDGRILFVYSHYYGTSSSDHATAYLAGRYSDDGGQTWSDNDEIIVENEGGMNVMSVSLLRLHNGDIALFYLRKNSTEDCIPMMRISKDEAKSWSEAIRCITDKQGYFVLNNDRVIQLKDDRLLMSVALHQLRGGKWSNKADLFCYYSDDNGLTWYSSSQVPDNTDIITQEPGLVEMRDGRVMMYIRSSGGYQQMSFSSDRGETWSHIEASNIPSPLSPASIEKIPGSNDWLLVWNNNDGTDPVIKNKRTPLTVAISKNEGKTWENIKNIQDDPDGFYCYIAIHFVDKNNILLGYSDGNQSKKTLLSVIDITLLNKQWLYK comes from the coding sequence ATGAAAACAAAATCAATTAATTTTCAATTTGGTGTTTATAATATATCTATTATAACTCTGTTACTTACGATGTTTTCATGTCTGCCATGGAGAAGCAAGAAGAGTGTTGATTACGTTTCCCCGCAAACCGTTTTTAAAATCAATTCTTCTGAAAATAATCCTCGCAACAGTGAAGGTGATTTTATAAATCTTAAAGATGGAAGAATTCTATTTGTGTACAGCCATTATTATGGAACTTCTTCCAGCGATCACGCCACTGCTTATCTTGCAGGACGATATTCCGATGATGGGGGGCAAACATGGAGCGATAATGATGAGATAATTGTAGAAAATGAGGGGGGCATGAATGTGATGTCAGTCTCCCTGCTTCGTTTGCATAATGGAGATATAGCCTTGTTTTATTTAAGAAAAAATTCAACTGAAGATTGTATTCCGATGATGCGTATTTCTAAAGACGAAGCAAAATCGTGGAGCGAAGCAATCCGTTGTATTACTGATAAACAAGGCTATTTTGTGCTAAATAATGATAGAGTTATTCAACTTAAAGATGATAGGTTATTAATGTCAGTGGCCTTACATCAATTAAGAGGCGGCAAATGGTCAAATAAAGCCGATTTATTCTGTTATTACTCAGATGATAATGGCTTGACATGGTATTCAAGTTCACAAGTGCCGGATAATACTGATATTATTACTCAGGAGCCAGGGCTGGTTGAGATGAGGGATGGCCGTGTAATGATGTATATTCGCTCAAGCGGAGGATACCAGCAAATGTCATTTTCTTCCGATAGGGGAGAGACATGGAGCCATATTGAGGCTAGTAATATCCCGTCTCCATTATCACCTGCCTCAATTGAAAAAATACCAGGTTCAAATGATTGGCTTCTTGTGTGGAATAATAATGACGGGACGGATCCTGTTATTAAAAATAAAAGGACACCTTTAACTGTAGCGATTTCAAAAAATGAAGGGAAAACATGGGAAAATATCAAAAACATTCAGGACGATCCGGATGGATTTTATTGCTATATTGCAATTCATTTTGTAGACAAAAATAATATTTTACTTGGTTACTCTGATGGGAATCAATCTAAAAAAACACTTTTGTCTGTTATTGATATTACTCTTCTAAATAAGCAATGGCTTTATAAATGA
- a CDS encoding SUMF1/EgtB/PvdO family nonheme iron enzyme, producing MSRVSRRNTKPKKKFHNRKGFFLITGIIIGIVFVGALYQTSVYFSTNESCMMCHVHPHVEDSWKLSTHVNNGSGVMVNCVDCHLPPTDNTWEHYSAKAALGMRDLWGYLTKDTADFDWDKKSELEYAVKYIPNKSCVKCHQNLFPEGITDDGITAHLYYEENAEKLDLQCISCHLDAGHYNPNYAHGQMTGIPGVTGSMAADSSLFYKESTQVTAFANYTEQIPGTVVSFNMIAVDGGTFLMGSPEKEHFRNPDESPQHEVSVSPFFMAEVETTWDQFWAFYAETISEGRTPPEVVYENNLNAEEVDAISGPTPPFGYPDQGWGQGDRPAITMTHYAAETFCQWLSKKTGKNYRLPTEAEWEYAARGGKKTAYFFQGSPKDFSDRGFMRNIFKPKTDSISAYVVYNKNSDGRTQLPLAVLPNQYGLKNMLGNVMEYTSDKYDPEAYGKRSGVTVNPRVTEGEEWVVRGGSYNSDAADVRCASRSHTQHDAWLKTDPQQPKSIWWYSDIKGIGFRVVCEPDSSMNLN from the coding sequence ATGTCGAGAGTTTCAAGAAGGAACACTAAGCCAAAAAAGAAATTTCACAATCGTAAAGGATTTTTCCTTATAACAGGAATTATAATTGGAATTGTATTTGTAGGAGCTTTGTATCAGACCTCGGTCTATTTTTCGACCAATGAATCGTGTATGATGTGTCATGTGCATCCTCATGTAGAAGATAGCTGGAAGCTGTCTACACATGTGAACAACGGTAGTGGAGTAATGGTAAACTGTGTGGATTGCCACCTTCCTCCTACAGACAACACATGGGAGCACTATAGCGCAAAAGCAGCACTTGGAATGCGCGACCTGTGGGGCTATCTAACCAAAGATACTGCCGATTTCGACTGGGATAAAAAATCAGAATTGGAATACGCTGTCAAATATATACCAAACAAATCATGTGTTAAGTGTCATCAAAATCTTTTTCCGGAGGGAATTACCGATGATGGTATCACAGCACATCTATATTATGAGGAGAATGCGGAAAAACTTGACCTCCAATGTATAAGCTGCCATCTCGATGCAGGGCATTATAATCCTAACTACGCACATGGACAGATGACAGGAATTCCTGGTGTAACAGGTTCAATGGCAGCTGACAGCAGCCTGTTTTATAAGGAATCGACTCAGGTAACTGCCTTTGCCAATTATACTGAGCAGATTCCCGGAACAGTTGTTTCATTCAACATGATTGCTGTTGACGGTGGAACATTTTTAATGGGGAGCCCGGAAAAAGAGCATTTCCGCAACCCGGATGAATCGCCACAGCATGAGGTTTCCGTGAGCCCTTTCTTTATGGCTGAAGTGGAAACTACATGGGATCAATTTTGGGCATTTTACGCTGAGACAATAAGTGAAGGGCGCACTCCCCCTGAAGTTGTTTATGAAAACAACTTGAATGCAGAAGAGGTTGATGCCATCTCCGGGCCAACACCTCCTTTTGGCTATCCGGACCAAGGTTGGGGGCAGGGCGACCGTCCCGCTATCACGATGACACATTACGCAGCTGAAACATTCTGTCAATGGTTATCAAAAAAAACAGGTAAGAATTACCGCCTGCCAACTGAAGCGGAATGGGAGTATGCTGCCAGGGGGGGTAAAAAAACAGCCTATTTCTTCCAAGGAAGTCCGAAGGATTTTTCCGACCGGGGCTTTATGAGGAATATTTTCAAACCTAAAACCGACAGCATCAGTGCTTATGTGGTGTATAATAAAAATAGCGATGGTAGAACACAACTGCCATTGGCTGTATTGCCGAATCAATATGGATTGAAGAATATGTTGGGTAATGTGATGGAATATACATCCGACAAATACGATCCGGAAGCTTATGGCAAACGTTCGGGAGTTACCGTAAATCCACGAGTGACTGAAGGTGAAGAGTGGGTGGTAAGAGGCGGATCATACAATTCCGATGCAGCTGATGTGCGCTGTGCAAGCCGTAGTCACACACAACATGACGCCTGGCTGAAGACAGACCCGCAGCAACCAAAGAGTATCTGGTGGTATTCTGATATTAAAGGAATCGGGTTCAGGGTAGTATGTGAACCAGATTCATCAATGAACCTGAACTAA